A genome region from Sphingobium sp. WTD-1 includes the following:
- a CDS encoding glycosyltransferase family 2 protein, with protein MTSIPFFSVVIPLYNRADVVADTIRSVLAQDWTDFEIVVVDDGSHDNPGPVIEAIGDPRLRYIRQDNAGGGAARNRGILAAEGRYIAFLDSDDLFLPGKLSTMAEALAGDGGRTVLYSRMKVDRGVDRYWIRPDRGIREDEDVGEYLFCANQFMQTSTMVVPTRMAQQVLFDPALKKGQDLDFCVRLQGAGARFRMIERPLTIWLDATEVGRTSYVRGYETSLDWLDRCGHMLTNRARRGYRATVLAYHMAPIRPVAAIRDLAIGLTAGGVPPRVIARQLLRSYMPKSLYRSLVNGFVLRFGKADALSSGARS; from the coding sequence ATGACCAGCATCCCCTTTTTCTCCGTCGTCATCCCGCTCTACAACCGCGCCGACGTGGTCGCCGACACGATCCGGTCGGTACTGGCGCAGGACTGGACCGATTTCGAGATCGTCGTCGTCGATGATGGCTCGCATGACAATCCCGGCCCGGTAATCGAGGCGATCGGCGACCCGCGCCTGCGTTACATCCGCCAGGACAATGCCGGCGGCGGCGCGGCGCGCAATCGGGGCATTCTCGCCGCAGAGGGGCGCTACATCGCCTTCCTCGATTCCGACGATCTGTTCCTGCCCGGCAAGCTGTCGACCATGGCGGAAGCATTGGCTGGCGACGGCGGCCGCACGGTTCTTTATTCGCGGATGAAAGTTGATCGAGGCGTCGATCGCTACTGGATCCGCCCCGACCGCGGCATTCGGGAAGATGAGGATGTCGGCGAATATCTCTTCTGCGCCAATCAGTTCATGCAGACCTCGACGATGGTCGTGCCGACCCGGATGGCCCAGCAGGTGCTGTTCGACCCCGCGCTCAAGAAGGGGCAGGATCTCGACTTCTGCGTCCGGCTTCAGGGCGCCGGCGCGCGCTTCCGGATGATCGAACGCCCACTCACCATCTGGCTCGACGCGACCGAGGTCGGCCGCACCTCCTATGTGCGCGGCTATGAAACCTCGCTCGACTGGCTCGACCGCTGCGGCCATATGCTGACCAACCGGGCGCGGCGTGGCTATCGCGCCACGGTGCTTGCCTATCATATGGCGCCGATCCGCCCGGTCGCTGCGATCCGTGACCTCGCCATCGGCCTGACCGCGGGCGGCGTTCCGCCACGGGTGATCGCGCGCCAGCTGCTGCGCTCCTACATGCCCAAGTCGCTCTATCGCTCGCTCGTCAACGGCTTCGTCCTGCGCTTCGGCAAGGCCGACGCCCTCAGTAGCGGCGCCCGTTCGTGA
- a CDS encoding glycosyltransferase, with protein sequence MANVVICIATCNRPQGLRRTLASLAALETRHRINVLVADNDAREQHGLAVVEALATSGYRWPIEALLVRERGIPLVRNALVEAALARPGVTHVAMMDDDEAACPGWIDALVTAADRWDADVVGGAVLREMDSPLPAWASRHPLLQPKRRDKSGPVSLVDSTANVLMSANALRRIGARPFDERMALTGGSDKQLFTRMQRAGFRFAWSEEALVTELIPASRVTAKWLLMRGYRVGMTDMIVARTHGGALRAALSESPRIAVGVLVGAVGPLTTLDRGKRVERLGKLYRAAGKIAGLTGIHYEEYRKVHGA encoded by the coding sequence ATGGCTAATGTCGTCATCTGCATCGCGACCTGCAATCGCCCTCAGGGGCTGCGTCGCACGCTTGCCTCGCTCGCCGCGCTCGAAACCCGCCACCGGATCAATGTGCTGGTCGCCGACAATGACGCCAGGGAGCAGCACGGGCTGGCCGTGGTGGAGGCCCTGGCGACATCGGGCTATCGCTGGCCGATCGAGGCGCTGCTGGTGCGGGAACGGGGCATCCCCCTGGTCCGCAATGCGCTGGTCGAGGCTGCTCTCGCCCGGCCTGGCGTCACCCATGTGGCGATGATGGACGATGACGAGGCGGCATGCCCTGGCTGGATCGACGCGCTGGTGACGGCGGCCGATCGCTGGGACGCCGATGTCGTGGGCGGCGCGGTGCTGCGCGAGATGGACAGCCCGCTGCCCGCCTGGGCCTCGCGCCATCCACTGCTCCAGCCCAAGCGACGCGACAAGTCCGGCCCGGTATCGCTGGTCGACAGCACCGCCAATGTGCTGATGTCCGCCAACGCATTGCGCCGCATCGGCGCCCGCCCGTTCGACGAGCGCATGGCGCTGACCGGCGGGTCGGACAAGCAGCTCTTCACCCGGATGCAGCGCGCAGGCTTCCGCTTCGCCTGGTCGGAAGAAGCGCTGGTCACCGAACTCATCCCGGCCAGTCGCGTCACCGCCAAATGGCTGCTGATGCGCGGTTATCGCGTCGGCATGACCGACATGATCGTCGCCCGCACCCATGGCGGCGCCCTTCGTGCGGCGCTGAGCGAAAGCCCCCGCATCGCGGTCGGCGTCCTGGTCGGCGCGGTCGGCCCCCTCACCACATTGGACCGCGGCAAGCGGGTGGAGCGCCTCGGCAAGCTCTATCGCGCTGCGGGGAAGATCGCCGGCCTCACCGGCATCCATTATGAAGAATATCGAAAGGTCCATGGCGCATGA
- a CDS encoding glycosyltransferase family 2 protein yields the protein MAAWQPPSALQEQAASPLFSVVIPTYQRRDKVVDAVLSALDQTIALIEVIVVIDGSTDDTEQVLAGIADPRLRVIVQPNRGASAARNTGIAQARGRYIAFLDCDDRFLPHHLADLLPLLQQDENVVAYGQVLVDRGQGRNFLKPPRAIATGETIDRYLMCDRGFIQTSSLALSRGLANKVRYREDVKFGDDTDFAVRLALAGGQFQMTARPGTIWADRDAEHRLSAVRGSVGSLIWLRDLRPHISARAFSAYMGWHAAKSIWPTSRFQAMRYYVGAVLRGAFGPRLAATVLMQIILPDPVYRRISDRWIDMAQMVGGRPRL from the coding sequence ATGGCGGCCTGGCAACCTCCGTCCGCGCTGCAGGAACAGGCGGCCTCGCCGCTCTTTTCCGTGGTCATCCCGACCTATCAGCGCCGCGACAAGGTGGTCGACGCGGTGCTGTCCGCGCTCGACCAGACGATTGCGCTGATCGAGGTGATCGTCGTGATCGACGGATCGACCGACGACACCGAACAGGTGCTGGCCGGGATCGCAGATCCGCGCCTGCGCGTCATCGTCCAGCCCAATCGCGGTGCATCGGCGGCGCGCAACACCGGGATCGCGCAGGCGCGCGGGCGCTATATCGCCTTCCTTGACTGCGACGACCGTTTCCTGCCCCATCATCTCGCCGACCTGCTGCCCCTGCTCCAACAGGACGAGAATGTGGTCGCCTATGGCCAGGTGCTGGTCGATCGCGGCCAGGGCCGCAATTTCCTGAAGCCCCCGCGCGCGATCGCGACCGGCGAGACGATCGACCGCTATCTCATGTGCGATCGGGGTTTCATCCAGACCAGCAGCTTGGCGCTCAGTCGCGGCCTCGCCAACAAGGTCCGCTATCGCGAGGATGTGAAGTTCGGCGACGATACCGACTTTGCCGTGCGTCTGGCGCTGGCCGGCGGCCAGTTCCAGATGACCGCGCGGCCCGGCACGATCTGGGCCGATCGCGATGCCGAACATCGGCTGTCGGCGGTGCGCGGCAGTGTTGGCAGCCTCATCTGGCTGCGCGACCTGCGCCCCCATATCTCGGCCCGCGCCTTTTCCGCCTATATGGGCTGGCATGCGGCCAAGAGCATCTGGCCGACCAGTCGGTTTCAGGCGATGCGCTATTATGTCGGCGCCGTGCTGCGCGGCGCCTTCGGCCCGCGGCTGGCCGCGACCGTGCTGATGCAGATCATCCTGCCCGACCCGGTCTATCGCCGGATTTCCGACCGATGGATCGACATGGCCCAGATGGTGGGCGGGAGGCCGCGCCTGTGA
- a CDS encoding O-antigen ligase family protein, with product MASTPWHRDVPTPALTRPGVAAIKKTESARLILVAQIFYFIFLMLVFIGQQPFASRTQDELVAMAQENNGSDLFKQALFIGFALLLTGVQLIRRYPPRYRFTLWPLALMLGWFFLTCSWGVDPFVSFKRAMQQLIVIYITFSALSLIGPERLLQALRYALILSLIICWVSLPLTSAAVHPPTESDKALIGAWRGFFFHKNIAGAVMALTFMVAANAWVDTKKWYYALFSVMAFVFVIGTKSKTSLALSFAILGVCAVYRALSDSTQKRAILLIMVALGMVGVLWLYVAFQPVVERIFADPTSFTGRVSIWEVDLAYLKDHPFLGAGFGGFWQVGDRSPSLDYLNQAFQTLTAHSHNGYLEILVTTGPLGLVMLLLTFLALPAIWFLTGATPQNRSIMVPCFAIWVFVLYQNLLETSFFDKDRQVWVIFLAAIAAAHATYKARPLPQWRRRFLARPEASHG from the coding sequence ATGGCAAGCACGCCCTGGCATCGTGACGTCCCGACCCCAGCCCTGACCCGGCCGGGCGTCGCCGCCATCAAGAAGACCGAAAGCGCCCGGCTGATCCTGGTCGCCCAGATCTTCTATTTCATCTTCCTGATGCTGGTCTTCATCGGCCAGCAGCCCTTCGCCTCGCGCACCCAGGACGAACTGGTCGCCATGGCGCAGGAAAATAACGGCTCAGACCTGTTCAAGCAGGCGCTGTTCATCGGCTTTGCCCTGCTGCTGACGGGCGTCCAGCTGATCCGCCGCTATCCCCCGCGCTATCGCTTCACGCTCTGGCCACTGGCGCTCATGCTGGGCTGGTTCTTCCTCACCTGTAGTTGGGGCGTCGATCCGTTCGTGTCCTTCAAGCGGGCGATGCAGCAGCTGATCGTGATCTACATCACCTTCAGCGCGCTCAGCCTGATCGGCCCCGAAAGACTGCTCCAGGCACTGCGCTATGCCCTCATCCTGTCCCTCATCATCTGCTGGGTCTCGCTGCCCTTGACCTCGGCGGCGGTCCATCCGCCGACCGAGAGCGACAAGGCACTGATCGGCGCCTGGCGCGGCTTCTTCTTCCACAAGAATATTGCCGGCGCGGTCATGGCGCTCACCTTCATGGTCGCGGCCAATGCCTGGGTCGATACTAAGAAATGGTATTATGCCCTCTTCTCGGTGATGGCCTTCGTCTTCGTGATCGGCACCAAGAGCAAGACCTCGCTCGCCTTGTCCTTCGCCATCCTGGGCGTCTGCGCCGTCTATCGGGCACTGAGCGATTCCACTCAGAAACGCGCGATCCTTCTCATCATGGTCGCGCTCGGCATGGTCGGAGTGCTGTGGCTCTATGTCGCCTTCCAGCCGGTGGTGGAGCGGATCTTCGCCGACCCCACCTCCTTCACCGGCCGCGTGTCCATCTGGGAAGTCGACCTCGCCTATCTTAAGGACCACCCCTTCCTCGGCGCGGGTTTCGGCGGCTTCTGGCAGGTCGGCGATCGCAGCCCCTCGCTCGATTATCTCAACCAGGCGTTCCAGACGCTGACCGCCCATTCGCATAATGGCTATCTGGAAATTCTGGTGACGACCGGGCCGCTGGGCCTCGTCATGCTGCTGCTTACCTTCCTGGCGCTGCCCGCCATCTGGTTCCTGACCGGAGCGACGCCGCAGAACCGGTCGATCATGGTGCCCTGCTTCGCGATCTGGGTCTTCGTCCTCTACCAAAATCTGCTCGAAACCTCGTTCTTCGACAAGGATCGGCAGGTCTGGGTGATCTTCCTGGCGGCCATCGCTGCCGCCCACGCCACCTACAAGGCGCGTCCGCTGCCGCAGTGGCGCCGCCGCTTTCTCGCCCGCCCGGAGGCTTCCCATGGCTAA